One genomic segment of Drosophila melanogaster chromosome 3L includes these proteins:
- the sNPF-R gene encoding short neuropeptide F receptor, isoform A: MANLSWLSTITTTSSSISTSQLPLVSTTNWSLTSPGTTSAILADVAASDEDRSGGIIHNQFVQIFFYVLYATVFVLGVFGNVLVCYVVLRNRAMQTVTNIFITNLALSDILLCVLAVPFTPLYTFMGRWAFGRSLCHLVSFAQGCSIYISTLTLTSIAIDRYFVIIYPFHPRMKLSTCIGIIVSIWVIALLATVPYGMYMKMTNELVNGTQTGNETLVEATLMLNGSFVAQGSGFIEAPDSTSATQAYMQVMTAGSTGPEMPYVRVYCEENWPSEQYRKVFGAITTTLQFVLPFFIISICYVWISVKLNQRARAKPGSKSSRREEADRDRKKRTNRMLIAMVAVFGLSWLPINVVNIFDDFDDKSNEWRFYILFFFVAHSIAMSSTCYNPFLYAWLNENFRKEFKHVLPCFNPSNNNIINITRGYNRSDRNTCGPRLHHGKGDGGMGGGSLDADDQDENGITQETCLPKEKLLIIPREPTYGNGTGAVSPILSGRGINAALVHGGDHQMHQLQPSHHQQVELTRRIRRRTDETDGDYLDSGDEQTVEVRFSETPFVSTDNTTGISILETSTSHCQDSDVMVELGEAIGAGGGAELGRRIN, encoded by the coding sequence ATGGCCAACTTAAGCTGGCTGagcaccatcaccaccacctcctcctccatcAGCACCAGCCAGCTGCCATTGGTCAGCACAACCAACTGGAGCCTAACGTCGCCGGGAACTACTAGCGCTATCTTGGCGGATGTGGCTGCATCGGATGAGGATAGGAGCGGCGGGATCATTCACAACCAGTTCGTGCAAATCTTCTTCTACGTCCTGTACGCCACGGTCTTTGTCCTGGGTGTCTTCGGAAATGTCCTGGTTTGCTACGTAGTTCTGAGGAATCGGGCCATGCAGACTGTGACCAATATATTCATCACGAATCTGGCCCTGTCGGACATATTGCTCTGCGTCCTGGCGGTGCCATTTACTCCGCTTTACACGTTCATGGGTCGCTGGGCCTTCGGCAGGAGTCTGTGCCATCTGGTGTCCTTTGCCCAGGGATGCAGCATCTACATATCCACGCTGACCCTCACCTCGATTGCCATCGATCGGTACTTCGTTATCATATACCCCTTCCATCCGCGCATGAAGCTCTCCACCTGCATCGGGATCATAGTGAGCATCTGGGTGATAGCCCTGCTGGCCACCGTTCCCTACGGCATGTACATGAAGATGACCAACGAGCTGGTGAACGGAACGCAGACAGGCAACGAGACCCTGGTGGAGGCCACTCTAATGCTAAACGGAAGCTTTGTGGCCCAGGGATCAGGATTCATCGAGGCGCCGGACTCTACCTCGGCCACCCAGGCCTATATGCAGGTGATGACCGCCGGATCAACGGGACCGGAGATGCCCTATGTGCGGGTGTACTGCGAGGAGAACTGGCCATCGGAGCAGTACCGGAAGGTGTTCGGTGCCATCACAACCACTCTGCAGTTTGTGCTGCCCTTCTTCATCATCTCGATTTGCTACGTGTGGATATCGGTGAAGCTAAACCAGCGGGCCAGGGCCAAGCCGGGATCGAAATCCTCGAGACGGGAGGAGGCGGATCGGGATCGCAAGAAGCGCACCAACCGCATGCTCATCGCCATGGTGGCGGTATTCGGACTCAGCTGGCTGCCCATCAATGTGGTCAACATATTCGATGACTTCGATGACAAGTCCAACGAGTGGCGCTTCTACATCCTATTCTTCTTTGTGGCCCACTCTATTGCCATGAGCTCCACCTGCTACAATCCCTTCCTGTACGCCTGGCTGAACGAGAACTTCCGCAAGGAGTTCAAGCACGTGCTGCCCTGCTTTAATCCCTCGAACAACAACATCATCAACATCACCAGGGGCTATAATCGGAGTGATCGGAACACCTGTGGTCCGCGACTGCATCATGGCAAGGGGGATGGTGGCATGGGCGGTGGCAGTCTGGACGCCGACGACCAGGACGAGAACGGCATCACCCAGGAGACCTGTCTGCCCAAGGAGAAGCTGCTGATTATCCCCAGGGAGCCGACTTACGGCAATGGCACGGGTGCCGTGTCGCCAATCCTTAGCGGGCGCGGCATTAACGCCGCCCTGGTGCACGGTGGCGACCATCAGATGCACCAGCTGCAGCCGTCACACCATCAACAGGTGGAGCTGACGAGGCGAATCCGCCGGCGGACAGACGAGACGGACGGGGATTACCTGGACTCCGGCGACGAGCAGACCGTGGAGGTGCGCTTCAGCGAGACGCCGTTCGTCAGCACGGATAATACCACCGGGATCAGCATTCTGGAGACGAGTACGAGTCACTGCCAGGACTCGGATGTGATGGTCGAGCTGGGCGAGGCAATCGGCGCCGGTGGTGGGGCAGAGCTGGGGAGGCGAATCAACTGA